Genomic DNA from Fimbriimonas ginsengisoli Gsoil 348:
GTTGGGCAAACATCTCGCCCTCCCCCCATTCCTGGAGAATCGTCGCGACGAGATCGAGTCGGGGCTAAAGCCGCTGCCGACGTAGCGCTTCAACCTAACTCGCGGCCCCTTCGTATACTGAGTTCGTGAAGCGCATCGCAGTCTTGCTTGGGTTCCTGCTCGTCGTGGCGGCCGGTGCGCAGACATACCCGGCTCGGCCGGATGGTAGCTTCGTCGCCGACGGCGCGGGTCTCCTCAAAGAGCCGGACAAGGCGGACATCACGCTTCGCTCGCGATCCGTGCTCAAGACGACAGGAGCCCCGATCGTGGTGGCGACGGTTCCATCGCTCGCCTCCGTCGGCGCCCAGGCCATCGGCATCGAGGCATACGCTCATAAGCTTTTCGACACCTGGGGCATCGGGTCGAAGCATGCCAACCACGGAATTTTGCTGCTCGTAGCGAAAGACGATCACAAGGCGAGAATCGAGCTTGGCAAAGACTGGGAGCACCGATACGATCCGGACTCGCATCGGATTATGGTGGGGACGATCATCCCCAGGTTCAAGCAAGGCGACTACTCGGCGGGAATCCGGGATGGCGTGCGCGATCTAGATAACATGCTCCGGACTGCCGCCGCGGAGACCCCCGGGTCGGCCGCTCCGGCAATGGTGGACTACCAGGAAGGCGAGTCGAGCGACGATTCATCATCGTCGATAGGCAGTTTCGCGGCCGGGTTTGGCGGCGTGATGCTTATATTCTTTGGGATATTCGCGATTGTCTTCATCTCGGTCATCATCACCTTTGTAAACCGGATGCGGGGAATAAGTGGCCCCTTGGATTGGACCCGGCCTCGCCGCTACGGCGCCCCGTACGACTCGACGACCAACGTCTGGATCGATCCCGGTACGAACCCCGGTTATACGAACCCTTCCGACATCGGCATCGCCAGCTCCTACGATTCCTCGTCGAGCAGTTCGACTTACGATTCCAGCAGCTCCAGCTCCTCCGACTCCGGCGGCGGCTTCGACTCCGGCAGCAGCGGCGGCGGTGGCGATAGCGGTTCCTGGTAGCGGTCCATGCTCGCACCCCTTCTCGTCGCGGCGCTCTTGCTGGGGCAAGCCGCCGGAAAACCGGACCCTATGACCGAAGCGTTTCAAGCGGTACGGACCCGCGGTAGCGCGCTCCACGCCCTTAAGATCATGGAGGATCATTGGGCGGCCACCGGGAAGGACGACTTCAGCAGCCAAACGTTGGGGTGGTTCTACTCGTTCCTAGGCGAAACGCAGAAGGCGAACGAGGTCTTTCCGAAGTACCAGGATCGGAACGCCAAGCCGCCCATCGACGAGCTCGATGCCTGCCGTTCGGTCGACGCCGTGGAGGCGGTCGTCCGAGAGGCTAAGCGGCATCAGGTCCTGATGATCAACGAGATGCACCATGTGCCTCAGGTCCGCACCTTTATCCTGGCCGTCATGCGCCGCTTGCGGAGCGAGGGGTACCGCTACTACGCGGCGGAGACTTTCCAGAATTACGAGCCGCTCATCTTATCCGGTCACGCAAGGTTCGATACGGGCCGCTACACGCTGGAACCTCTTTTCGGGCAAATCGTGCGCGAAATGCTTATGGTCGGCTACCAACCGGTGGCTTACGAAAGCACGATATACGTCCCGTCCGATACCGATGCCCAGGCGATCGCCCGACGAGAAACGGAGGAGGCGCACAACCTGATCGCGAAGGTCTTTCACCGAAATCCGAGGGCGCGAGTGCTCGTTCACGCCGGAGGGAGCCATATCTACAAGGCCAGCGACTCCGTCGGCAATCGCTGGATGGCCGCTCGGCTGATCGAAGAAACCGGCCTCGACGTCTTCACGGTCGACACCGCCGACATGCGGGAAGAGTCTCCGTCGGAGAACGCTTGGGCTTCTTACGACCACGTCATGGCGAGGCACCGTCCAAAATCGCCGATCGCCTTGCGGCGTCCGGACGGAACCTATTGGACTGGCGGCTGGGCGAAGAATGCCGTCGATTTGCAGGTCTTCTTTCCGCGAACCGAGCTCGTTCATGGACGCCCGAATTGGATTACTTGGGAAACCGGTAGGCGCCTGATTCCGATTCCCTTTAAGGCTCCCGATCCCGCGCTGCGCTATCTCGCCGAGGCCTCTGTGGTGGGGGAGCCGGAAGACGCGATTCCGGTAGATCGAGTCGTCATATGGCCCGGAAAGCCAATCCCGTACCTCGCTCTGCCACCGGGCCAGTACGAGATTCGGTTCTACGACGAGGAGGGAAGGGTTGCCGCTCCTATGCGTCGATGCATTTCCGTCGACAATCGGAAACTATTGGGCGGTACACCAAAAGCGACAGAAACCGCTAAGATACGGCCATAGGCTGGGTGCGTGAGCGCCGGCCGATTCCAATTATCTGAGGGTTCATTATCTTTAGCTTCAAGCAACCATTGCTTCTGGCCGTATTCGCGGCGTCGGGAGCCTTTGCTCAATCCACTCCTTTAGCCATTACGGGAGTCAAAATCGAGATCGGCGACGGCCGCGTCATCGCTAACGGCAACATCGTCATTCAGAACGGCAAGATCGTTGCCGTCGGCGAAGGGGTCGCCATTCCCAGTGGCGCCACCACGATCGATGGAAAGGGCGTCGTCGTCTACCCTGGCTTCATCGATGCCTACACCACGGAAGGGCTGAAACTACCAAGCCCGCCCACCGGCGGCACGCCGCCGAGCAACCGCGACACCGCGCCCGCCTCAATGTGGCACGGAAACCCGAAAGGGATGCGGCCCGACATCGTCGCCTCCAAGTGTCTGGATCTGAAAGGAAAGCTGAGCGACAATTACGCCCAGGGAATCACGACTGCACTTCTCTCCGGCGGCTCCGGCTCCGTCCGCGGCATCGCGACCGTCATCGATTACATCGAAGAGGGAAGCATCCTGGTCCCCAGCGCCGCCGGGGAACTCTCCTTTCGAGGCGGGGGCGGCGGAGGAGGCGCGGCCGGCGGATACCCCGGCACCCTCTTCGGCACGGTGGCAACCCTTAGGCAGGAACTCGCCGACGCGCAGTATTACGCTGCGCAAAAGTCGCCGAAGAAAGACGATGGGCTCGAGAACCTTCGCCCGCTCGTGGCTGGCCGGATTCCAGCCCTCTTCGCGGTAAGCACCGCCCGAGAGATCAGCCGAGCCGCGCGCATCGCCGACGAATTCAACCTCCGCTTCATCGTCACCGGTGGCGGCGAGGCATACCGAAGCATCGATCTTCTGAAGAAGAAGAATGCCGCGGTAATCCTTTCGCCCGACCTCGGCTACGAGCCGAGCGTTAAGGTGGAAGATGCTCCGGACGCAACCCCGCAAGAAGTCTTGGACGAGCGGCACGCCACCTGGGTGGAGAAGACCCACAACGCTAAGGCCCTGTCCGAGGCCGGCATCCCCATCGCCTTCTCCACCGGCGGATCGGGCCTCGGCGACTTCCTGGCCAACGTCCGCAAAACGATCGGCGCCGGTCTCCCCCGCGAAGCCGCGCTGAAAGCGCTCACCTCCGACTCCGCCAAGATCCTCGGGATTTCCGATCGAGTCGGCACCATCGAAGTGGGCAAGCTGGCCAACCTCGTCATCATGACCGGCGACTTTGCCGACGAAAAGAGCCAGGTCTCCTCGGTTCTCGTGGAAGGGAAGAAGTTCGACCTCAAGAAGGGAGGCAAGAAATGAGCATCCAACGAATGATCGGTCTCCTGTTCGTCGTCCCTGCCCTCGCGGCCGCCCAAACGAGCCCTCCGACCAAGTTCCCGGTCGAAACGAACACCATGCGAAAGTCGCTGCCCAAAACCGGCGGCGATGTGTTCATCAAGAACGGCAAACTCCTCACGGCGTCGCACGGCACCCTCGAGGGAACGAGCATCCTCGTCCGCCACGGCAAGATCGCGTCCATCGGCAAAGACCTCGTCGCTCCGGAAGGGATAACCGTGATCGACGCCACCGGAAAGGTCGTCTCGCCCGGCATCGTTGATGCGCACGTCCACCGAGGAATCGACTCCACCAACGAGGGGACCGACGCCATCGTAGGCGAGGTCCGGATTCTGGACGTCCTTAACCCCGACGCCAAGACGATCTGGCAAGCCGCCGCCAGCGGAGAGACCACCGGCATGATCCTGCACGGCAGCGCCAACCCGATCGGCGGGCAGAGTCAGGTCATCAAGTTCAAGTACGGCCGCTCCGTGGACGACATCCTCTTCCCCGGCGCGCCCAGGATGATTAAGTTCGCCCTGGGTGAGAACGTCACCCGCTCCGGCAATCAGCAATCGACCCGCTTCCCGCACACCCGCCTCGGCGTCGAAGCGGTCTACCGCCGCGCCTTCACCCAGGCGCGCGACTACATGAAGAAGTGGGACGCCTACGACGCCGCTCGATTGACTGATCGAAACGCCGTCGCGCCTCAGCGCGACCTCCGGCTGGAGACGTTGGCCGATATTCTTCGCCGAAAGATCTGGGTTCAGTGTCACTCGTACCGCGCCTCCGAGATCCTGATGATGGTGCGCCTCAGCCAGGAATTCGGATTCAAGATCGGCGCGATGCAACACGCCCTGGAGTCGTACAAGATCGCTCCCGAGCTTGCGAAGGCAGGGGTCGGCGTCTCGATTTTCGAAGACGACTGGGCCGGAAAGCTGGAGCTGTACGACTGCATCCCCTACGCCGCCGCCATCCTCACCAAGGCGGGCGCCAACGTTTCCATCAACACTGACGGCGTCTCCGGCACCACTGCGCTGATTCTGGACGCGGCCAAAACGATGCGGTATGGCGGCCTCACGGAGGACCAGGCGCTTCGCCTCGTCACGATGAATCCGGCCAGGGAACTCGGCGTCGATACCCGCGTCGGCAGCTTGGACATCGGCAAAGATGCCGATATCGTGGTGTGGGATGGCCACCCGCTCAGCACTTACTCGCGGGTGAATACCACGCTGATCGATGGCGAAGTCTTCTTTCAGCGTCGCGACGCATTCGGGGTCGACAAGTCTTCGATCACCAAAACAAAGCTCGATCCGTTCACGTACGTTGCCAGCCCGGCCGTGCCCAAGTTAGGCAACGTCTATGCCATCGTAGGCGCCACGATCCATCCGGTGCTCGGCCCCACGATCTCGAACGGCATCGTGTTGCTCGAGGACGGGAAGATCAAGGCGGTTGGGAACCAGGTCATGGTTCCTAAGAACGCGATCGTGGTCGACGCCCGAAAGATGCACGTCTATCCGGGGTTCATCGATGCCGGTACGACAATCGGTCTCTCGGAGTTCGGGCAAGTGGGCCAGGCGAGCGATGCGCGCGAGTTCGGCACCAACCAGCCCGACCTCGTCGCCCTAACCGCCGTCCAATCCTGGAGCGAGCATTTGGCGACCACGCGTTGCGTGGGAGTTACGTCGGTCTTCACCTGCCCCCGGGGCGGCACCGTGTCGGGACAGGGCTCCGTCATCAACACGGCCGGTTGGACGAACGAGTTGATGGGCGTCAAACCCAAAGCCGCCCTCTGCCTCAACTGGCCGGGTGGTGGCGGCGGATTTAGCGACGTCGATATCGACACCGTTGGCGACAACGACGGAGACGGCTCCGGTTCGGACAAGAACGACAATATGGGCGGAGGCGGTCAAGGGTTCGGAGGCGGTGGCGACGGCACCACGTCGGACGACATCAAGACTTACTTCGACAAGGCGGTCAAGTACGGGAAGGCCCACGACGTCGCGGACCTCTCGTTGGAGGCGATGCAGCCTTACATTAGCGGTCAGCTCCCGGTCTTCATCCGAGTACGCGACCGCGCGGGAATCATCGCGGTGGTCGAGTTCGTGAAGAAATATAAACTGAAGGCGGTCGTCGTCGACGCGCCGGAATCCTGGAAAGAGGCCAAGCTGCTGGCCGATAACCACATTCCAGTCATCCTCTCCGCCGCCGGCAAGACGACGTTGAGCGCCAATACGACGACCAACGACTGGGACCCGTACGACACGCCCTACGCCACTCCGGCTCTCCTGAAGCGAGCGGGCGTCAAGTTCTGCTTCATGAGCGACAGCTACGCGGACGCGAAGAACCTCCCCGAACGGGTCGGTGAATCGTGCGCCTACGGCCTCTCGCGCGAAGACGCGGTTCGCGCTCTAACCCTCTCCGCCGCCGAGATCCTCGGTGTTTCCGACAAACTCGGCAGCATCACCCCAGGCAAGACCGGAAACCTCGTCATCACCGACGGCGATCCGTTCGAGATGACAAGCAACATCCGCTATGTCTTCGTCGATGGCAAGCCAGTCAGGCTGGAAAGTAAATTCACGCGACTCCGCGATATGTACCTTCAGCGAGTGCAGTAGCGACCGATCCGCCTTAGCAGAGCGCGACCCTAGTCGCGCTCTGCCGGCGCGGGACCAAGTCTCGAGCTTACAACGACAGGAAGTATCGGTGCAGCCGCCTGTCGTCGGTGAGTTCGGGGTGGAACGAAGTTCCAAGAAGGTTCCCCTGCCGTACCGCGACGACCTGGCCTTCGTAGCGCCCTAGCTCGGCGACCCCCTCGCCCAGGCGGGTTACGACGGGCGCTCGGATGAAGACGCCGCAAACGGGCTCGTCCAAACCGTGAAGCGGGACGGCGTCTTCGAACGAGTGCACCTGAGCGCCGAAGGCGTTCCGGCGGACGTCGATGTCGAGCAGGCCGAGGGTGTACTGATCGGAGCGGTTCTCGACGTTCTCACACATGAGGATCATCCCCATGCAGGTGCCCCACATCGGCATCCCTTCGGCGGCCCGCTGCTGTAACGCGTCGCCAAGCCCGAATCTCGCCATTAAGAGCCCGACGGTGGTGCTCTCACCGCCCGGAATAATGAGCCGGTCCGCCTTCGCGAGATCTTCACGAGAACGAACCTCGACCACATCCACGCCCCCCACGGAGTGAAGCGCTTCGATATGTTTCTCGAAGTCGCCCTGAATCGCGACCACGCCGACGGTCATGCCCGGCAGTTTACAGCCTACGTCGGAGCATTCAGAGCGTTGCGCCGAACGCAATGCGGTGGCATCGAATCCGACCCCGGAGGGGTCTTCAGAAATTAGCCCGGCGGTCGCTCCCGCGACCCCGGGTTGGCGATCCCTAAAGGCGGGTGCCCCTCCCTCGCGAAGCCAGGCTCCTCGAAAAGCTGTCACGATAAGGGCGTGATCGACGTCATCGGGGTTCCGTTTGACCTTTGCGGGTCGCGGCCGGGGTGCGCGCTAGGGCCGGCGGCGGTGCGATATGCGGGGCTGGTCGAAACACTCCAAGGGATCGGGCTGGAGGTGCGCGACTGCGGCGATATGCCGGCGATGCGACCTGAAACCGACGAGGACGGGATGCGTAACTTCCCACCCCTTTTGGAGACGGTCCGCGGGCTGCGGAAAGCGGTCTACAAGACGTATCTGGAAGGAAATCTGCCGATCGTCGTCGGTGGTGAGCACACGGTCGTCGCCGGCGCGGTCGCCGCCGCGCTTCAGTTTCACGGCGAAGATGTCGCGGTTCTCTGGATCGATGCGCACGCCGACGCGAACACCCCTGGCTCCTCCGCGAGCGGAAATTTACATGGAATGCCGATCGCCGCGCTCGCCGGGCTGCCGAGTGGGACGGAGGGGAAGGTCGACGAAGAGTGGAACGCCCTTCAGGAAGCGCTTGGCTCCGGGCCACGGCTTAGCCTGAACCGAACCGCCTGGTACGCACTACGCGATGTCGACCCGCCGGAGGTTCCGCAATTGCAAGGGCTCGCGCTGACGATGCACGACATCGACCGCCACGGCGTGGTCAACACGATGCACACCCTCGATCGTTGGCTTCGCACGATCGGAGCGAGCCACCTGTGGATCTCCTTCGACGTCGACGCGCTCGACCCGATCTTGGCGCCGGGGACCGGAACCGCGGTTCGCGGCGGGCTGACTTACCGGGAAGCGCATCTCTGCGCCGAGCTGCTGTTCGAAATGATGGCGGCGTCCGATTGCCCTTACCGTCTGGCCGGGGTGGACGTGGTGGAGACGAACCCGCTCGTCGACGCCAATAACGCGACGGCGGTCATGGTCGTCGAGTGGTTTGCCTCTCTCTTCGGCAAAACGATTCTGGGGTCGCGCCGATGAGCCTTGAAGTGGGGCGGCGGGTGCTCAGGCAAGAAGCCGAGGCGGTGCAAACGCTGGCGGACCAGCTAGGCGACTCGTTCTCTGAAGCGGTGGAGTGGGTTCTCGGCTGCACCGGCCGGGTATTGACCTGCGGCATCGGCAAATCGGGTCACATCGCCAGGAAGACCGCAGGGACGCTGAGCTCCACCGGCACCCCTAGCGGATTTCTCCAGGCGGCGGAAGCGGTCCATGGCGACCTCGGCATGGTCACCGGCGGCGACGTCGTGATTCTCTACAGCCACAGCGGGGAGACGGACGAGCTCGTGAGGCTTTTCCCAC
This window encodes:
- a CDS encoding TPM domain-containing protein, with the translated sequence MKRIAVLLGFLLVVAAGAQTYPARPDGSFVADGAGLLKEPDKADITLRSRSVLKTTGAPIVVATVPSLASVGAQAIGIEAYAHKLFDTWGIGSKHANHGILLLVAKDDHKARIELGKDWEHRYDPDSHRIMVGTIIPRFKQGDYSAGIRDGVRDLDNMLRTAAAETPGSAAPAMVDYQEGESSDDSSSSIGSFAAGFGGVMLIFFGIFAIVFISVIITFVNRMRGISGPLDWTRPRRYGAPYDSTTNVWIDPGTNPGYTNPSDIGIASSYDSSSSSSTYDSSSSSSSDSGGGFDSGSSGGGGDSGSW
- a CDS encoding amidohydrolase family protein, whose translation is MLLAVFAASGAFAQSTPLAITGVKIEIGDGRVIANGNIVIQNGKIVAVGEGVAIPSGATTIDGKGVVVYPGFIDAYTTEGLKLPSPPTGGTPPSNRDTAPASMWHGNPKGMRPDIVASKCLDLKGKLSDNYAQGITTALLSGGSGSVRGIATVIDYIEEGSILVPSAAGELSFRGGGGGGGAAGGYPGTLFGTVATLRQELADAQYYAAQKSPKKDDGLENLRPLVAGRIPALFAVSTAREISRAARIADEFNLRFIVTGGGEAYRSIDLLKKKNAAVILSPDLGYEPSVKVEDAPDATPQEVLDERHATWVEKTHNAKALSEAGIPIAFSTGGSGLGDFLANVRKTIGAGLPREAALKALTSDSAKILGISDRVGTIEVGKLANLVIMTGDFADEKSQVSSVLVEGKKFDLKKGGKK
- a CDS encoding amidohydrolase family protein, which encodes MSIQRMIGLLFVVPALAAAQTSPPTKFPVETNTMRKSLPKTGGDVFIKNGKLLTASHGTLEGTSILVRHGKIASIGKDLVAPEGITVIDATGKVVSPGIVDAHVHRGIDSTNEGTDAIVGEVRILDVLNPDAKTIWQAAASGETTGMILHGSANPIGGQSQVIKFKYGRSVDDILFPGAPRMIKFALGENVTRSGNQQSTRFPHTRLGVEAVYRRAFTQARDYMKKWDAYDAARLTDRNAVAPQRDLRLETLADILRRKIWVQCHSYRASEILMMVRLSQEFGFKIGAMQHALESYKIAPELAKAGVGVSIFEDDWAGKLELYDCIPYAAAILTKAGANVSINTDGVSGTTALILDAAKTMRYGGLTEDQALRLVTMNPARELGVDTRVGSLDIGKDADIVVWDGHPLSTYSRVNTTLIDGEVFFQRRDAFGVDKSSITKTKLDPFTYVASPAVPKLGNVYAIVGATIHPVLGPTISNGIVLLEDGKIKAVGNQVMVPKNAIVVDARKMHVYPGFIDAGTTIGLSEFGQVGQASDAREFGTNQPDLVALTAVQSWSEHLATTRCVGVTSVFTCPRGGTVSGQGSVINTAGWTNELMGVKPKAALCLNWPGGGGGFSDVDIDTVGDNDGDGSGSDKNDNMGGGGQGFGGGGDGTTSDDIKTYFDKAVKYGKAHDVADLSLEAMQPYISGQLPVFIRVRDRAGIIAVVEFVKKYKLKAVVVDAPESWKEAKLLADNHIPVILSAAGKTTLSANTTTNDWDPYDTPYATPALLKRAGVKFCFMSDSYADAKNLPERVGESCAYGLSREDAVRALTLSAAEILGVSDKLGSITPGKTGNLVITDGDPFEMTSNIRYVFVDGKPVRLESKFTRLRDMYLQRVQ
- the pdxT gene encoding pyridoxal 5'-phosphate synthase glutaminase subunit PdxT, which codes for MTVGVVAIQGDFEKHIEALHSVGGVDVVEVRSREDLAKADRLIIPGGESTTVGLLMARFGLGDALQQRAAEGMPMWGTCMGMILMCENVENRSDQYTLGLLDIDVRRNAFGAQVHSFEDAVPLHGLDEPVCGVFIRAPVVTRLGEGVAELGRYEGQVVAVRQGNLLGTSFHPELTDDRRLHRYFLSL
- a CDS encoding arginase — protein: MIDVIGVPFDLCGSRPGCALGPAAVRYAGLVETLQGIGLEVRDCGDMPAMRPETDEDGMRNFPPLLETVRGLRKAVYKTYLEGNLPIVVGGEHTVVAGAVAAALQFHGEDVAVLWIDAHADANTPGSSASGNLHGMPIAALAGLPSGTEGKVDEEWNALQEALGSGPRLSLNRTAWYALRDVDPPEVPQLQGLALTMHDIDRHGVVNTMHTLDRWLRTIGASHLWISFDVDALDPILAPGTGTAVRGGLTYREAHLCAELLFEMMAASDCPYRLAGVDVVETNPLVDANNATAVMVVEWFASLFGKTILGSRR